A window of Danaus plexippus chromosome 26, MEX_DaPlex, whole genome shotgun sequence genomic DNA:
aatttatttactaagtaAACTCACAGTACctttgaaatttgtttatatatgaatttggAGAGAATAAGTTgctaaaagtaattttaattattaaaaattgtattatatctattttccgtataagtttaattttaaaaaataatttttgtcaacgattcttatatttattaaattgtatttacattatatattattctcaaGTCTGGCAATTTTTAGCGTACGTCAACACAATTTTGAGGTTAGGCGTCGCATCGTTTTggtttgaattgtttttttcttgtattatgTAGTGTTAGTGATGTAAAATGAGTTCTCCGACTAAAGAAACTGAAGATCCATCATCTAGCAATGCTGAGAGTGAGGAATACACAGGCGGAAATAGCGATGCGAATACAGAGCAGAGACCGCCCGCCAAGCGGCCTATGTCTACAGCAGTTATTGAAATTTCAGACACTGAAAGTGATGATTCCGATGTCTGCGCTGTTAATTCTTACCAGGCCTCAGCTGATGAGGTGAAAAGAATACGAAGAGGTTAGTGTGAAGTCTCCTTGGTTACGGAGTTGAGGTTTTCAAGCTCCGAATTTGCGCGGGAAGTTCATACTTTTGAATGTCTAACAACGAGCAAATGATTTTATAGAGgctttactattattaatattcataccACTATATTAATTACAGATTATTCATCTTCGTCATCATCTTCTTCATCATCAAACTACAGCTCTGATTCTGACTCACCATGGGAAGATGACTCTGTAGTAATAGATGATAAAGCAATGGGAAGGCCTGTGATTGCTAAGATGTTAGTTAGAGCTAATAGAATGGATGACCCTAAATTTAATCCTGAACTGAAGGtacaactttaattataatgagatctaagactttcgcgagtcatttaaataaaactaataatttcaaccgtgatcatggggtaaccgaaacatcgggattatgtagttttttaattaataaaattcgcatAGTAAAATCCGaaaagtattagttttatttaactttaattattacaaaaactttcATGGCTTActttataacttttgtaaattgtatatattacagtCTCAAGAGAtcataagtaaaattaaatctcaCTGGGATGAGAAGACAGACCACAGTAGTGACCAAGTGACCTTAACATGTAAACCGTTCAGACTCTGTCGGATTCATGGCTTGTTAGAGAACTCggagataataaataatatagtggACGACATGAACACATTGGACTGGTCGAGGAAGAAGATGGATCTGTACGAGTTCCACCAGACCTCTGACTTAGCAAACTTAACTTGGCAGCGTAGTATAAGAGGTATTTACGAATTATTGAAGACTGAAGTAATGACTTGGGTgagttcattataattataacatgcACAACTTTGTGTCATTACTCTGTGGatactaaaaatttaactttaacctTAATAGCAATTACTTAGTCTCGgcaatatgattattataaagcttTAGTGATTTCcttcattgaaaattatatcctCATATCACCACATACAAAATATCTTCTTTTACAAGATATCAAGTCTTGATGTCACAGAAACTTATACAGagtatagttttattcatGATTTAGACACAatagttgtttataaatattcaataagcaagttttatatattacatttatataaatacaccaGGTGTCGCAAGTAACAGGCATAGAGTTGACATCAGTGTCGGCGTCATGTTCGCTGTATGGCCCCGGAGACCATCTCTTGGTTCACGATGACCGACTCGGGGACAGGAGGGTGGCCTTCATCCTGTACCTAGCACCTTGGACGCCACGATCTCCACCACACATGCAGAACGGAGCTGAAAGTCAAGAtaaggtatataaatttaatattaatatattaattaataagcatTAAtgctatatttaatgtactttatttctatgtttatCCGAATCaaagtttaatttgtttattaatttaaatctttctaATATAATGATCTTCATTTCTAACAGCTTTCCtatatgtaacaatatattgggtaaataaataataattataatagtcattatatgtatataattcctAATTCCAGTGTTGGAGCGGTCCGGGCTGGAGGCCGCATATGGGTGGAGCGTTGGAGTTGGTCGAGGATGGACAGGTTGTGTTCCGTGCCTTCCCTGCTAATAATACACTAGCATTCTTCGCAGTCGGCCCGACGTCCTTTcatcaggtttttttttaaatattaaaatttttaatgacattatagTAAATCTAtagaaataattgttatattattaaataaaattgtatcttAAGATTTCATTGTCGTGGTGGTGGCCTgaaggttaaaggcccgcctctcacacgtgagggcgcgggttggaaacctggcaagtaccaatgtgattttttcatatgtactttctaagagtatttagacaccactgacaaatggtgaaggaaaacaatgtgaggaaacctggtcgtatattcaaattataagattgaaatcgccaacccgacttgagcaagcgtggtgattaatgctgtAACCTTCTCCATATGAGAAGTGGTCGTGCTCAGCattgggctccgataggctgatgatgaagaTTTAATTAgtgtattaaagtttttatttctatttttctattttttctattagtGTAGATtatcaaaagaattttaatgttaaccaataattaattatttaagttaaaccAAGTGAattgtttcatttcaatgtCCGTGTAAAATCgtacaatgtatttatatgagataaaaatttaaatagaaatttaaaatgaatgtcGGAACtcatatagaaatttatttagtcatgaatatttcattatatattttattcccaGGTGGGCGAAGTCCTATCTATGGAGCTTCCTCGGCTGTCTATTAACGGTTGGTTTCACGGTCCGGCGCCGGAGTCCGAGGAGCCGCACGCGGAGCTCCCCGTGCCACTCACACCGCACAACCAAGTGGTgtgttttaacattatatgtcCATCAAATccattttactatatataataatgagtttATCTTTGTAACAATGGAATTTGTAATTTCGATTTTGTGTGaaaatatctgttgttatataaatatgatttttattaattatctaaagTACTCTATACGGCACATGAGAAGGAGAGAGAATAGATGTGGGATTTTGATATGAGGAAAGGACTTAGatctacaatataataaatctaaaatttaataatagtctCTTTAAGCTCATATTCTTTGATAGAATTTTGTTTGTCTAGGAAGTCTATGCAAGGCTACTTAGAGAAAAAGTGGGATACTTACATGCAATTGACAAGTGATAGTGTAGCCATCtagtaattaacattaaattctattataacCCTGATAATATTCTGTCATTTGTCAACCAATGCCCAGATGAAAATGATGCTAATTATTCTCTAGTGGTTCTATTCCAGCTGTTCTCTAAACCTAGCAATTAATGTCACCCTGTATTTTTTCCAGGTGGTGTTGAAGTCGTGGGTAGAGGCTGGGTACTTGTGTCCCCGAGCTCGAGCCCAGGTCCAGGCGCAGATGGAGCGTGCCAGCGAGGTCTGCCTGCATGACCTATTGCTGCCATCGCGATGCCAGCAACTGCTGGAAGCGCTGGAGAAGAATGGTGAGTGAATAAAGTCAAAATAATTGTCTAAAATGttaccaaaaattattatatattatgatttaatatattgatggatttatatatactgttCAAAGAAAACCTCAATTCTATGAGTATAACTTAACATATTAGTGGaatttggtaattttttcatataaccaCTATCCACTGAGCAAATATTGAagatatataacaaacagACATATAGCGATGCTGCCGTGACATGGAGCATGAACACTAATTATGCTTAggagaaaacaaatatatatttatatgaatgtacAATTAATTTTCCAGACATAGAATGGGAGCAGTGTGGTCCAGCACATCAGCGACGGTATCAGCGAGTGACGGAGAAATGGCTCTCAGCCAGCGAACTCTCCGAGGCAAATGAGGAAGAAGCCATCCAGGGCGAAGAGCCCGACGACTGCGGGGTACAGGGGGAGACGCATGTCGTGCGAGCACTGCTAAGGCTCCTCAGTAGTACAGCATTCATGAGGCTGGTGGCGGACTGTACAGATCTACCGCTGACTTTGTACAGGAAACTAGAAATGCAACGCTGGCGGGCTGGAGATTTCACTGTAAGTAactttatatgttttgtagcttattaaaatatgtataaattaatgtttaacttACTGCTAACATATAGAAATGGATATATCTTgaaatattcctttaaaacatttataaaacaaatatgttcataacttattacattaattagtCTTCATATAAAGTGTCTTTATCaaccttattattatataaattccaaTCCCATCACATGTTATATTCAAGGAATAAATGAGTCTCCAGAGTCTTTCTAGTATATGTTATTTCTAAACATCTTCCTAGTGcacaatcaatattataattacttctGGTTCAGAACTCCTATCACATTATTGCCTGATATTATCTTTTGTATCTTGAAATGTAATCAAATCTTTTTTAAGCAccgttttgatataaaaacttaatatattccaGCTTCTCCCGCCCCGGGAACATTATCAGCAGCCTCGTCTAGAGGCAGTCCTGTATCTGGGTGTGCCGAAACATCCTATCTGTGGAGGTCAAACGTTGTATGTGGCCCCAGAAGAGGGGTCGCTCGCGGAGGCCGAGGCATTGGTGACTCTGCCCCCCAGACACAACGCGTTAGGGCTGGTGTACTGCGACGCTGGCGCAGCCTCCTTCACCAAATATCTCAGCAAGATGACCATGTCGGAGAACGAGTGCTTCTATATAGTGACCTGTACTTATACCGAGTGATAGTGAAGTGTCCTGTGAATTCTGAGAGAGTAGATATATATCACCTTGTTTGAATATcgattcataatattttatgattgatCGAAAGGCTAGTTTGTGCTAGGAAATTATTATAGACATGTAcggtattaaataaatttttaaaattcaacaaacattatttaactttttttaaaaactgaatATGATATGgagtacatattatttattaacaaaaatcgtTTGCATTTTCATTTGAAGAGTTTGTTAAATTACgaaaaatgttgttaaatGTGAAGTAAAACTATATGCGTAGTCTTATGTTACTTatcattaacaattattttgttggAGACAAAATCCTTAAAGGTTTTGTAATCATCATTaactttagtatttttatacattttttttttttgattcatttcttgatataaattaGTTGGTAATTTTGTGTTTCGTGAAGCAATTTTAACATGCCTCTGTCAATTAATGGTCTCATGAtgcagataatatttaaatgtggcATTACacataagattatttttgtataatttattactttgtaaatAACTCGGTACATCcgatttaatcttttttatttcacttgttttttttattagctatAGCTTATATTAGATAATAGGTAAGCTTGGACAACAGAAACAATAAACCATATTCTTATTGAAATACAGGTGATAATCAAACtatgtataaagtatttttgtacaaGGAGGTGACATCTTAGATTTAGTGAAAAGGCTGCATATGTATTAGGATTTATGTTTTGAATCGCAGAcagacatataattatatatttaaaaaaaaatgtattactcCAGTTTTGGTATCACCATCCTATAGGAGCACACTGCTTAgtaaaggcctcttctcacatggagaaggtttgcAGAGTTTTGtttgctatatataaaatattagatttccAGCAACGCTTTTAAATTGCTAATAATAATGTCTTAATTCTAAGGCTTTCtagaaaagtaaattttgcTAGTACATATGCAGCGACTTGATGGTAGTGTCGATAGATGTCGCCTGCAATAATTCAattagaaaaatgtatttttacacATTCAGAGAGTTTACTCATTGCAGAGACTAAATGTTTtgctgtttttatatatatatatgcgtgtgtatatatataatcacagtgtattatcaataaattattttaggtaTGAAATAGGTAACCGTTGAGATGGTTATAGTTTTGTGTTCACTACGATTTTAATTGTAAGCGATACACTATTGTTagaattttgtacatattgtaAGATTtccctaaataaataatgaaagttaCTGCAGTTTGTTTATTGATACCTCGAGACAaaggaaattttaaacttatattagatgatattttacaatatcttTTGAAACAGGACATGTAcaggaaaaattatatatatatttattttttcacaattatTCGTTTGATGCTGGATAATTCATGACATTTATTCCTTTTGAATTTTTgcactatataataaaattaattggcagtcctcgttattttatttttatagtccaCGAGTTCTTAGTTTTGATAGTTAGCTTAATTGTTTGGTTTATATGacacaattttaaatgacaattagTTTTTGTACGTTTATGTTTTAACCTGAAGACAATGACGTCTAGcttatactttaattaaagttcAGATGGAAAATAAACGAAGTAATTCTATTGACCGGGCAGGTTTGAACTTGCAATTTTCGGAATGTTGTGTtgttttactaatattattgtagtGGAGGtggtttattttctaattggctatttatttttattataaaatagtaagaaattttataattactaacagaaaaaaaattaattagtgtCAACTTCTTTGAAAACggtattaattagtttaaaaagtaataattcaaatccttacaaaaggaaatattttagaacataatctaaaagataaaatttttaaataactcggCTGTATGTCGGCGGCCATAGTGTCAATATCGCGCGCTCATCCGACGATATTAAACTTTGAACTAATGTCACTTTGATGGCGCGTCTTACGTCTGAGATCCTGTGTGTACAACTTGGATACCCTTTGTAAGCTTTCTATTAGTTCTAGCTCAGAACACGTAcacaatagaatttttatttttagatcaaAACCATCGTTTCAatcttagtaatattttttaaattgcagttacgtattacattttatatagaaacaaaGATTATTTGACAATCGTTATTTACTAAGTCGATACTTAGAAGGTAATggatattaattctatttttattatatgtaatattatatggtTGAGGCTAGTTTGAAAAAGGTCgagattattaataattttttgctgAATTACAAGCAACGTCACAGCACtggtatagtttttaaatgaaattgaatgtATGAAATTTACGGCATAATATAACCCGTTAGTTACAAATATTAGCTGAAATCATTAACGAAACATAGATCAATGCATATTTTTCTTAGAAGCTAGCTTCGAAGTAGGTTAATATTCTCGTCTTCCATAGAGCAAGaaagaataatattcttaaatatttatgttagacatgtcgaaattattataaagaattatttttaatttttaatattttgaattctacctacttttaatgttttttttttaatctgttagcTAACATGAAGCACATAATTCTGAATTATTTATCCTTTTCTAAgaatgtaaaagaaaatgattaaGTAGTGAGAAATCGTTTttcataaactattttttttattaattttttttcaataactacAAAAATTGGAATTAGTTTGAAATCAAGAATTATTCTATTTGTTTTTCGCTGCATATTGATTATCcggtaagttttttttatctaaaattgtattaataatattaaaacatttttcaacgCGACTCAacaatttgaatgaaaaagcGAGCTGAATAGCTTAAACCTTTACATTTTCCAAAAGAGGCCTGAAGTTTTTTTGTCCGACACGTTCGCGTTCCATTTTTAAGAATGGAACATTTTAAATGCACtacgtatttatttctttgaaaagaaGTACGAGAAAAACTTATATGAAGCGTCTTTTAAACGAAATGTGCCAAatgttcttataattatttgaaaatgtcataaatgctaattataatttttacatcaatTAAGTCTTAATAATGCTATAAActgttacttttttaaattaaaaaaaaattgtatgcaCCATAACGGAGTCTCTTTTGGTATtcaatttatgaaaatgtgcAACCAAATTCTCGTCAGGTTCACATTAAGCCGATGATGAATGGTCGGATGACGGAAAATTTCGATTCCCCTTTTTACTCATAAAGAACTTGCCATCATCATTAAcagaacaatataatattaaaaaaatatatatatttatatctatgtatgtataatgtgaaatattttttcctctatcggtatttgttttaatttgttggtgtaaatttaaatgtgtccAAATATTAGGAAAACAATTCTTGCATATGTTACAATGGACACGATCTGTGTTGAAGGGTATACAAAGTtggtaaatgttaaaaatattcttaagatTAATTACTTATGGTTTATCggtaaagagaaaatattatcttaacatcgaaattgtttttttaatatatattgtgaaaaaataaataccctTTATGTTTAAAGatcttaatgattttaatgacatatttaagtaactaaggtttgttatgtaaaaaaagtaaataaaatatagtagaGATGATcagaatattagtttttttatttgtatttgagCGCCATCTTGTGTCGAAAGAAAGAAtccattgaaattaattttcttaatcgCTTTGCTGTTTTCTGAGATGGATCCAAAATTAAGAACTCGTAGACTATAAAAAGAGGATAAGAGACGTCTCCTTACGTTAATGgtctgaaaaaaattaatttaaattaaaattaaagacagGAAACGTCTAAATATTAGGATaaggtaaattatattatacaaataattatcaatacaGATAAATTAGTTTATCGTATGCAGCCCTCTCATCCACGTCATAGTTTTTCGCATATTATTTAAGCAAGGTAAATGTTTCTCCAATtgcaacaaattatattttcgtttctGATCAGCAATAATATTCACACATTGTCTGACGACATTCAAATACGAGGGTAAGTGCGGTTTGGACTCTGATATTCTGTCACACCTAGCTCATAAATAAACCCAATATATACAtggacattcacatctcgtctgcccgtgatcacggttgctgccaagtaaacgaaacgtcgggtgTACGcggtctaaaataataaaaaacgcgtatcaaatacaaaaaatattagttttattgaaatgaatactGGCGAAAGTCTTACATCTCATCAAACCCAACACGTTTTTTATGTGCacagtatatttatttcttccaGAGATGTTTTTCAGGCCTTACTGTCCTGTCAAGGCTGGGGCCTGTGTAATTATGGGTTCCGTACCATTGATAAGGAGATAGGTAACTAGACAGCTAGCTAGTTGACAAATCATTTATTGAcgctttattattatgaaatatcgTAAAAAACTCTTCTCAtaacattaagtatttttttttaatcaaagttCATTAAATCAGGCtacaaaatgtaaatgaacATACGCTATACTTAGGCTTAATCTTAGCTGTCTGCCCctttaaagaattttcaaGGCCTTTCCTAACATCCACAGACGTGACTTATTATCGAGGGTTTATTGGTATGAAaccataaatatatcttagacAAGTTCTTGCTCGATGCTAGGAATATTGTTAAAGGAGAACCAATGAACTTGAACATTCACCGTAACGGAACAAATGAGCTGTGCGATTTTAGAGAATTGCTATTTTGCTATTTACTcgtatttaaatctataattatttacatgtgtttatgtaaaatattatagaatctCCAAAATCCAAATgtcttgttttaaattttattgtctttctcttgaaatttatattatactagtttttgtctGCGACTACTTCTAAACGAATTTTTGAATTCAGCTCAGAGAGAAGAGTATAAAGCGTAATACAACAGTTATAACAATCAATAGCGACATATATGTTAGAGTGAGGGATCCTCGTGGAGCCGAGGCCAAGACCCTAGTTCCTCAAAGGCTTTCTAGTCTGAAGTTCATTACCGATGACGATTGACGGGCTTCCATTTCGAAGTTTCCAAggatagtctttactcaaaatgatacttctttattgctaacaaattcttaaaaGGAGTATCAAGAATTGCATAGCaaagattctaccactgtggctcctaagagcggccaatgtagaatgaattcagtacgattatgcttggacttttatatggtaaattctgtattacaattgtgagTACTTGAGCAAAACTtatcatattatgtattactaaaattatttacattgatgAAGTGtcaagtgggtaatttgaaaacaataataagGAACGAATACaagaatattttcgatacgacAAGCCTGTTATGTGAGCGTAACCGGGGAATAAGTTTATAAGTATAACAATTGTGTTAAGTACCAAATGCTGACTCTGAGCCATCGGTGCCGGTGGGAATGGGAAAGTGAAGACGACACCGAACGCCTTGCACCATCGGTGGGGATGGGAATTGGGTTCCAACACATATTCAGTCTGGAGTCAATCGTTGACTCAAAGACACCTCTATAGCAAGTAGTTAGATATAAGTCTTAATTGTTAAtggaatatagttttataagtaaaactgATTATTCTTGCATCCTTGGCTGCTACCAAACGTAATCAGCCTCTCCACATATACAATTTGTGCCATGGGACGTAATACAAAT
This region includes:
- the LOC116774226 gene encoding prolyl 3-hydroxylase sudestada1, translated to MSSPTKETEDPSSSNAESEEYTGGNSDANTEQRPPAKRPMSTAVIEISDTESDDSDVCAVNSYQASADEVKRIRRDYSSSSSSSSSSNYSSDSDSPWEDDSVVIDDKAMGRPVIAKMLVRANRMDDPKFNPELKSQEIISKIKSHWDEKTDHSSDQVTLTCKPFRLCRIHGLLENSEIINNIVDDMNTLDWSRKKMDLYEFHQTSDLANLTWQRSIRGIYELLKTEVMTWVSQVTGIELTSVSASCSLYGPGDHLLVHDDRLGDRRVAFILYLAPWTPRSPPHMQNGAESQDKCWSGPGWRPHMGGALELVEDGQVVFRAFPANNTLAFFAVGPTSFHQVGEVLSMELPRLSINGWFHGPAPESEEPHAELPVPLTPHNQVVVLKSWVEAGYLCPRARAQVQAQMERASEVCLHDLLLPSRCQQLLEALEKNDIEWEQCGPAHQRRYQRVTEKWLSASELSEANEEEAIQGEEPDDCGVQGETHVVRALLRLLSSTAFMRLVADCTDLPLTLYRKLEMQRWRAGDFTLLPPREHYQQPRLEAVLYLGVPKHPICGGQTLYVAPEEGSLAEAEALVTLPPRHNALGLVYCDAGAASFTKYLSKMTMSENECFYIVTCTYTE